A single Cucumis melo cultivar AY chromosome 4, USDA_Cmelo_AY_1.0, whole genome shotgun sequence DNA region contains:
- the LOC127148960 gene encoding L10-interacting MYB domain-containing protein-like has protein sequence MSQKSTEQLCVDDVVEIDELKGEGPWSNKSETLFVDLMDEEVAKGNRPTTTFTKTSWNYMRSQLIASAGYNYSHDQLKNKFNKLRQMYKDFKKILSDMTGNGWDPLLGTINLEEEQWNELFKVNKRAKKFRKSGCPHYEKLVRIFGDTTATGVNACPSTRLISDSEDENENDVASNTNDCIGAIDGTHVAASIPQNEQIPFRGRKTNTTWNIMCVCSFDMLFTYFMSGWEGSANDSRILQECIKNPENKFPMPKRDQYYLVNSGYSNMSGFLAPFRGQRYHL, from the exons ATGTCACAAAAATCAACTGAACAACTTTGTGTCGATGACGTTGTTGAGATTGATGAATTAAAAGGTGAGGGACCATGGTCAAATAAGAGTGAAACTTTGTTTGTAGACTTAATGGATGAAGAGGTTGCAAAAGGCAATCGACCAACTACAACATTTACAAAGACTAGTTGGAATTATATGAGAAGCCAACTAATTGCTAGTGCAGGATATAATTATTCTCATgatcaattgaaaaataagtttaacAAATTAAGACAAATGTACAAAGACTTCAAAAAGATATTGAGTGATATGACAGGAAATGGTTGGGATCCATTATTAGGTACCATCAATCTTGAAGAGGAGCAATGGAATGAGCTTTTTAAG GTGAATAAGAGAgctaaaaagtttagaaaaagtGGTTGCCCACATTATGAAAAGCTCGTAAGGATTTTTGGAGATACTACTGCAACAGGTGTAAATGCTTGCCCATCAACAAGACTTATTTCAGATtctgaagatgaaaatgaaaatgatgttgCAAGCAACACAAAT GATTGTATTGGTGCTATTGATGGCACTCATGTTGCTGCAAGCATTCCCCAAAATGAACAAATACCGTTTCGTGGAAGAAAAACTAACACAACATGGAATATAATGTGTGTTTGTTCATTTGATATGTTATTCACGTATTTCATGTCTGGTTGGGAAGGATCGGCCAATGATTCTCGTAtacttcaagaatgtatcaagAATCCCGAGAATAAATTTCCTATGCCTAAGAGAG ATCAATACTATCTTGTCAACTCAGGATATTCAAATATGTCAGGATTTTTAGCACCATTTCGAGGTCAAAGATATCATTTATGA